A segment of the Panicum hallii strain FIL2 chromosome 1, PHallii_v3.1, whole genome shotgun sequence genome:
TCATTGCCGAATGATGGCACAACACCTGTCGAGAAAGGTGGACGGGAAGCACAGCGAGCCAACCGCAAACCAGGGAGCGCAGCTGCGTGGAGGTTACTTTATTTATTCAACTTGTTCATACTGATCTGGTTCTGATCTCACTGCATTGGCCCCCTCCAAAAGCAGTATTTGCGAAGCCATATATGCGAAAATTTGCAAAGCCACGCGCGAAGGAAGTATCAAATATCCAAATTTCTTGTCTTTGTCACCTTGACCGGTCTGATAGATCTTTGCTTCCATTTTTTATATCATCCACATCCTTTTCGAGGTCGTTGCTCTGGATATTTCACCAGCAACGGATGGAGAAAAAAATATTAGACTTTGCTTTTGGttatttccttttgtttgcTGTGTGCTCTTTTCGTTTTTATTGGTGATCAGTATTTGTGCTAAGAATTATTGTATGAACTTGACTGTGTGCAGTCGCACGCAGAGGGCGGGAACAATTTTTTTCCTCCAAAAATCACCCTTTTCAATCTGACCCCTCCCAGTTTACATTTACATGTATCCCCCATCTTGGTTAATTTTTTAAAACCCTATCTTAGTTGTTGGTGTGGGAGTGACACCGAGTGAGCTGTTGTGATCTCTATCCCATGCCACTTTCCCCGGCATGGCCTCTCATGACTCATGAGACAAGGAggtcatcttttttttttcttttgaataAAAACCATGGGGTCATGAAATGTGACAATCTAGGCATCCCAGGTATGCCAAAAGCTCAAGTGTGAAAAGGGAGGATAAATAGATGGGAAAATTGGAGTTTTATGCTATGTGGATTCGAACAAATTATTATATTTCAGTCAAGAGAAAGAATCCATGTTTTCTCAATGCTACATATACATTTAGCAATTTATTCACATTTCTAAACAACCACTTGTAGCCAACACAAacacaaacaaaaaaaaaagtttgacCAGCAGCTTTTCTCGACATGCGCTTCAGGGCATGTAGGTGCCAACGCCCACAGTGAAGCAAACCTAACCATCAGCTGTGCTTACTAGCTGCTTTAAAATTCTAAGCTGCTCGTGAAGCAAACCGTGTATTGTAGTATGATGAAACAGTGTGCAGCACTGAAAACTATTGTTTAGCCAGTTTCCACACTTGCAAAATGTATTGGCTACTAAACCGCAGTGTATAGTCCTAGCTACTAGCTGACGTCTAGTTGATGGTCGTCGGTTGTGTATAAATCTGACTGCTGACCTTGTCATTTGGCTAATAATAAGATGTGTAGTCCGATAGATTGGCTTCAACTGGATAATGATGATCCTGTGTCTAGCTAGGAACATTGCCAACAGCATACTGTGATTTATGCTGGTTGCTTTTGCTTATGTCGATTATTCACTTTGCTTATTGGATTCCGACGGTAGACTACATTTAATTTATTGGTGTGGGGAAGACGGGTCATCGATCATGCTCACACTAATAAAAAGATAGGTCAGAACAGAGTGGACTGTCCTTATGCACGTTGCAGTGATGAAGCAAGATGACCCTGACTCATAGTAGGGAAACTTCAAAACCCCACATGCAAGCTAGGAACTTTCAAATACCCACACTCACCTATATCTCTATTCCTTTCCGTTTAATACCTATAtgttttatatttattttatgtACGCCTTTTGTGCTGATTGATGAATCGAGATGTAGCTGTTTGCAATTTTGCATAGCCTAAGCTAATGGGTGATCTAACACTAATAAGCTTGCCCAACACCACATCGCTACTCACGAGCAAACTGAACAGGAGGTCTCCATGTTCGTTCCACATCCATGAGTTTTGATGCGTTCACATGTTTATCTGCCAAATTCTTCTGGATGCTCTTGCGTTCTTTCTCCTGTCggcagtcggcatgagcacgcCAGTATGACCTGAACACCCGGTGCAAAAATTTTTGTTCTTCACTCCTCTCAACTCGCAAAATCCATCACAATTGATGCACGAGTAAACTTTCGATGCATTCATCAGGCTGCCATGTTGCCAGATCCACCCCTTTCGATGCATTCAGGCTGAATTTCATGCTCCGACCATCTGCTGCTCCGATCCATGCGACACCTGCCGCAACGCATTAGATTGTTGCTTTCCTCCTCGTCGTCGCAGCTCCCATCCGTCAGTCCTCGAAGATGACGGCGTCGGCGATGGCCAGCAGCGGGCCAAGGCAGTCCGGCGCGAACTTGTGCGGGCGGCCGTGGTTGGAGGCGCGGAGTCCGTTGACGAGCCGGGGTGCTCTACCTCCGCCGCGGCGTACGTGCGGGGTGTCCCCCGGTGCTGCCGGTCCAGGCGACTCCGGCGAGCATGTCCCGCCGGCGGGGTCCGCCATGCTTAGCGGCGTCGGGAAGTACGGTTCGTCGGGTAGCACGAGCACTGCGCCATCTGCAGTGGGCAGGGCACGCGTAACTTGCGCCAGGACCACGAGCACGGCGTGGAGGCGGCGGGCCCGCGACGGACATTCCCGGCCTCCGCGGGAGCTCAGCGAGCGCCGCTGGTTTTCACTGAGGGGGCCAAAGGGGAACGGAGCGGAGCGCTTGCGCTAGGGCCTTAGAGGTTGATGGAGCGTCACGATTCCGCCCgggagctcggcggcggcggcgtccaggAAGATATACCAAAGACAGGGTCCTATTTGTAAATAATATGGGGCAATTTGCaaataatcggatcgcgatccttaatcgcgatccaaactaGGGGGGTATTTGAAATTATCAGGGGCAGTTCCGCAAAACATTCGGCGCCGCGACGCTGCCGGCCCCGCCTCGGAGCTCCTGCTACAGTAAGGTGGGTAgcctccggccaccggagctTCCATCCTCGCTCTGCTCGCCTCAGACTGCTCTGGGCTCCGGCCGTCCGGCCACCGAAGCTCGAGGAGAGCTCGTGGTTCGCCCGCGGGGTCGTCTCGCCGACGGCCTGCTCTTGCCCCTCGTCCCGCTCCCCGCATGTGCCTGCTCCGCTCGACATTTCCGCGCGCCAGGACTGGCATACTGTGCGTCATGCGGCCTTGATCGCCCGCCTCGTATCAACGACACGGCACCCTCCGCGCGCCCGGCCGCCCGTGATGGTCTGATGGAGCTCCACCCTCCGCCTCAGCACGTCCAGCGCCTCCGCCTGCCGCACGGGGAGGCGGATGGGCTCGAGCGCCGgcggagaagagagggaggcgGAGGGGCCACACGCGGGAACGGGAACCTCCGAAACGggctcgcctcctcctccaccgcgtTCAGGCCCATGAACCTAGTTGCGTGGCCCATTCGGTATCTGCGTCCGCCTGCGACGACCCTTCCTTGCCAGCTCGGCCCCCCTCATTTTCGTCACcagtttttcttcttcttttcaccCTCTCAGTGAAGTCACaaataatattcttctacagacCACCGAAACGGGACCAATCCTCCTGCGCCGCCACCGCTTTGCCGTCCATGGCCTCCGccgccagcaccgccgccgccggggccccGCTGCGcctcctctcctcttcctccgccCGTCTCTCAAAGCCCCTCCTTCCCCGCCCCCACTGCCTCACCCTCTGCTCCCCCATCTCCTTCCAGCGCCTCACGGCCCGGTCCGCCGCCTCCCCGTCCCCGTCCTCCTCCACCACTTCCTCCTCCCCATCCGGCTCTGGCTCCGTTGACCCGTCGCAGCTTCCCCCAGCGCTCCGCGACATCGTCGGCCTCTTCCAGTCCGTCCCCGACGCGCGCACCCGGTACAAGCAACTCCTCGCCTACGCCGCGCGGCTGCCGCCGATGGACCCGGCGCTCAAGACCGACTCCAACCGCGTCCGGGGGTGCGTCTCCCAGGTCTGGGTCCACGCCGAGCCGCAggagggcgacggcggcggcctcaGCGTCAGGTTCCATGCCGACTCCGACGCGCAGCTCACCAAGGGCCTGGCCGCGCTGCTCGTGCTCGGGCTCTCCGGTGCGCCCGCGGCGGATGTGGCCAAGGTGCCCGTGGAGTTCATTGAGCTGCTGGGGATAAGGCAGAGCCTCTCGCCCTCCAGGAACAGTGGCCTGCTCAACATGCTCAACCTCATGAAGCGCAAGGCCCTCGAGATCGCTGCAGACGCTGGTGGTGATTCGACGACGAGCCAACAATCAGCCCAGGAAGTTGCTGAACCACGTGCTGAGGGCATGGAGAACAAAGGGTCCGAATTTGCGGCATTCGGTGCGCAAGAGGATGAGAAATTGGTGGCAGATATGCCTAGTCAGGAGGAACAATTGGAGGAAGTGCCAGATAATTTTGTTGAAGGGAATGGTTCTTCTTTGGGGGGTGGGAGGAAAGAGAGGATAAGGGAGAGTCTGGAGCGCGCACTTTCGCCCGTGGAGTTGGAGATTGAGGACATATCGCACCTCCACAAGGGCCATGCTGGGGTGGCAGGGAGCAACGGGGAGACACATTTCAATGTGAGGGTGGTGTCGAAGGAATTTGAGGGGAAGAGCTTGCTCAAGAGGCACAGGGCTGTGTATGATCTCCTGCAGGATGAGCTTAAGGCTGGGTTGCACGCACTGTCAATCGATGCAAAGACTCCATCCGAAGTTTAGGTACTAGCTTACCATGGAAAAACATGTTTTTTGGGCCTACATGATTTTTAGACTTCATCTGTAGACATTTGCTTACCAACATAAGATGGCTCAGTGTGACATATACATATTTTTCgcatgtctcaaaacctttttgTCACCTATCCAACCATTTAGTTTGTAGTTTTTAATTTTGCGTCATGTCAAAATTCCTCCCAGCAATTTAATGTAATATTTGAACGTTGTTAAACATTTGGATGCAAATGAAATGTTTGCCAATTCTGGTCAGCATTATCAAAATATGGGAACAAGTGGATGCAAACTAAAGATCATCTATCAGGCTATATGATCAAGTAACAAACAAGGTACAAACTTGACAACAATGAAAATTTTGCTTGAGAGAAGTTACGACAGGAAAGAGGGACTGTATAGATTCAGATGTTTTTAAATGGATTTTAGAAGTTACCTACTGCGAGATAGGTAAAAGAACATATACTATCCCATGTTATCTTTCTCTGTGATCAACCTGTTGATTTTGGCCCAGTGTACTACAATGCTAGGCATTAAAATAACTGCAATTTAGAAACTAGCATTTCTTTTTTTAAATAAAAACTAGCATTTGTTTTTATCAGACACACAGACATGTTTGTGTAGACTCTTTCCATAGTGTTGTTCGTGTTCAAGTAAGGATGATGTGCATGTCAACTAGGAACCATCTCTTTAGCTTTGGAACCCCACCTGGTTTTGCACAGCTGATGAATCTTGCCAAATTTGGAATGAAAAGGTTAAAGTGCACCTGCCTAATGTCATTGGCTATGAAATTGATAAACCATAGTATAAATAATATTGTACGATATTGTTTAACCATAGTGTAAATAAAATTGTGAAGTTTTTCCACAGTAATTCTCTCTGGAATAAAATATGTGTTCCACTTATCAGAAAAAATCGCACCCAGTTTGTAAAATTTCAGTTTTTAgaagtgtaattgttgaatcAAGGTAGATCAAATTGAATAAATCAGAGACAAATTGGCACTTCTTTTCTCCTCCCTCCCTTGGCCACACGTGTCTCCGCTCCGGTTGTGCCTTGCCTCTGCTACAGCTTGACCTGGCCCTGCTGCCCTACCCCGCCTGTGCCCGGCCTCCGCTCTGCCTCGCCTGCACCCTGGTGCCGCTCCGCGCCACCGGCGCCCCAGCTCTGCTCGGCTTGCCGCTCCACATGGGCCTTGGGGCACCGTCCCGCCCGTGTGTTGCCACTGTTGTGCTCTGCCCACCATTGGTTGCTTTCTCTCTCCATGTTTGATGGGCAAAACAAGGTAAATGATCTACTGAGTATATTGATATTTGGTTTCTCATTTGACTGCCTTTGACACACTTGCGTCCTTGATTTGGAGATTATAGTATCATTGATAAGTTGCTTGACAATCTGATTTAAATTCTCTGGAATGAAGATGCTTAAGCTGGAGCAACTACAATTTCTTGGACAAGCTATCTATCATTTATCATTTGTGTCAGGTATGCTTTTGCCATCTTTTTATATGCATGTATAGCATTAGCCAGGTAGTATTTGATCAAATCATAGCCATGGGCTGAAAAATGTAACTTCCCATAATTTTTCATCCTAATTTTAAATTAACTTAGATAATTAGCCAATAATTGAGCAAGATGTGATGGTATCTGTAGTGGTTGGTTATATGGCTAAAAGGTTGATAGCAACACCAAAGAATTTTAGGCTGATTGGGTGGTACTGAATACCTAATGCCCCTGGACCATTCTTTGACTACTGATCCCATGATTACAAAAAATTGCATACTTGATTTTTTTATGACTTCAAAAATTTGTTTCTATGCGTCATTATGCAAGGATGGATTGACTTGTAATTATTAATGTATGAACTAAACAATTTTCTGAAATTTTAGAGTGAATGATGGATTCTTCTCAATCCTCTTTAGCAGGTGAATGTTGTTGGAGCCTGTCATTGGTGGAAAGAAAGCACGTGGAGAGAAAGTTCAGCGGCATTTGTGGGGCTGAGAGCGGACACAATATTGAACATCTAGGTGTCAAATCGCAATCAGAGCACCTTTTCAAATGTGTAGTTGTTTGAAGAACGGGGCATCAACACTTTTCACGTTACAATGTGCAGCCCACTGCTGGAAACGGCAATGGTGCTAGTTGGAAAATATGGAACAACGGGGTtcattctttttctttccttcaaGTAATTCGACATGCagtctttctctttttctttcctttaaATAATTCGATAATCGGTCATCTCTTTTTTAATTATCTGGATTCGTTATTTTGTTTTATGATGTTTGACGATGTAACACAATGTTCTGATAGATACTGCGAGTGATGATATATCTTATGATCTTTGCCCTTAGCAATGCACGACATTTTTGCCTGGTTGATTTCAAATCAGAATGGAGATACACCTTGGCGGAAGACCTAGATGGCAATGTGAATCATGTCAATGTTGGAAATTATTTCGTGTTCCTTGGGGACAATGAGAAAAAGATAGCGTGGTTAATTCATCTTTTCTCAATTCCAAAAGGGTAATTGGAAATTTTCCGTGTGTTTTGGGCCACAATGAGAGGAATACAGCGAGGTTAATTCATCTTTTATCAGTTCCAAATGGTCAACAGAAAAAAACTTAATGCGATAAAATTCCTTTTGTAATGAAAAGAAAAAAGTCAGAGGATATTTGTAAAAGAAAGAAATTTGTCGGGGCGAAAGTTGCGTGAAAAGAGAAAACACGTCAACGGATATCCTGTTTTATCCTTCATCCTTTTCCACGTTCTGATGGAGCATGAGCCGAGGCACTTCCATGAACAATCTCTCGTTGCTTTCCCCCACTACCTCAGGTTTCCCGTCAAGTCCCCGACCCTCCAAGCCTGTCTCCAACGCCACCGCTCTCCGATGCCGCGCTGCGCTCTCAGGCGACACCGCGCTCCGCTCGTTCCGCGCGCACCACCTCGCGGGGCGAGCCCTCGACGCCAACCCGGCGCTGCTACCCGCgctcgccgcctgcgcgcgtctgcccgccgccgcggctgaGGCCGAGCAGATCCACGCACTCCTCGTCAAGTGCGGCGTTCCGCGGGCCGTCCCCGACGTCCACGCGTGCACCTCCCTAGTCCGCGCATACGCGCGGCTCGGCCGCGTGTGGGACGCGCGGAAGGTGTTCGACGGAATGCCGGACAGGACGGTGGTCACCTGGAACGTCCTGCTCGATGCGCTTGTCAGAGCCGACGACTTGGATGCTATGTGGGAGGTGTTTGTGGAAATGCCACAGCGCAATATAGTTTCTTGGAACACCATAATTACTGGGTTTGCAAGGCTCGGGTGGGCGCAGGAGGCAGTGGACTTGTTTGTCGAGATGTCCGTGGTTTATGGTCTGGCACCAGATGAGGTCACAATGGTTGGGTTCATATCAGCGGTCCGTGACATTGGTCTGCTTGGACTTGGGAGGAGTGCGCATGGGTATGTTCTTCGGCGAGAGTTATCACTCGATGGTGCCCTTGGTGTTGCGCTGATCAACATGTACACAAGGTGCGGGAGCATGGGTGCTGCACACAGTTGCTTCTCAAGCGTCAACAACAAGAACGTGGAGCATTGGACGTCTGTCATCGCTGGTTTTGCAGCACATGGCTCCCCAGAGATGGCACTATCATTGTTCGGTGAGATGAGGCAACTGGGCATTGAGCCTAATGGTGTCACCTTTGTGGCCGTCTTGAACGCCTGCAGCCATGGCGGGCTTGTCGATGAAGGCTTCAAGTACTTCAGCCTAATGAGGAGCATGGACATCAAGCCAACGATCCAGCACTATGGCTGCTTGGTTGATCTTCTTGGCCGTGCTGGGCTCTTGGAGGAGGCCTTTCATCTTGCCAGCAATCTACCGGAAGATCCTGGTTTTGTAATCTGGAGCTCGCTACTAGCAGCCTGCCGTAGCCATGGCAATGTCGAGATGGCAGAGCTGGTTGCTTCAAGGCTGGCAGACACAAAACCAAGTCATGGCAGCTCGTATGTGCTGCTATCGAACACATATGCACGAGCGAAACAATGGGAGGACTTGAAGAAGACGAGGATGAGGATGGAGGAGCATGGAGTAACGAAGAAGCCTGGGCTTAGCTGGATCGAGGTAGATGGAAGTGTGCATTCCTTTGCCACTGCAGACAAGTGGCATACGGAATGCGAGAGTATTTATCAGATGTTGGAAGATTTGAAACATAATTTGACATCAGCTCCATACGAACCCGAACCATTGGCTCTCTGTGAACAACTGTAATTATCTATTCAATCTTTTTCTTAAGAATAATGTGGTATCAGAGAATAATTTTCTTTGCAGATGTTAGTGCTTGACTGCCTGTACACATTGCCATATTGTCCTTCGCATGCGACTAGCGGCCTCACTGGGTGCTGCGCGAGGCACCCCTCCCCACGTCCGCCGCCGGCTGCCTGCCTGCCGTTTCGCGCTAACACGTTCCTTCTTCATGCACTCATGCTTCCTTTCGCAATAGTAACCTTTTTTTGGCGAAAGAGTGCCAATGCTTAATAAAAATAGTGCATCATAAATATAACACATCTGTCCAGGCTCATGAGCTGAATTTTTTTCAATAAATTGTTCTAGTAGATGTTAGTAATCGTACACTTTAGCTGCATTTACATATTTAGCTGGGAGCATCCTCCAGCAATTAGCAAAAGAGAAGGGCACTGAACTACAATCAGAAGAGGCAGCCGACATGTCCCAACTAGTGGTCGCTTATCTCTACTCTACACCTGCTTAATTTTGTACACAAACAGTCATCTCGTATGATAGGGTGGTCGAAAAGTTTGATTAGGTCGACCGGATTGATGGTCTCTTGATCTGGTTTTAGCAGCATCAACAACTATCATCCAGCCATTTATTATCTGCAAACAAAAGCATAACCGTGAGTTTCAAGAGGTGTATGAATATCCAGAACCGTAAAAACACTAGCAGTAGCATAAGGATTTAAGTCACCTACCTGTCCATTCATTGCTTTCAGAGCAGCACCTCCAGCTTCCTCAGTAGTGTATTCTATGAAGGCATACCCTTTTGATCTTTTAGATATCTTATCCATTATTATCTTTACTGTATGTAACAAAGCAGTTCAATGGATCAGCATCTGAAATGCAAAGACATCAATGAATTGGTATAAAGCATTCAGCAGTACAATCACAAACCTTCTACCAGCTCACCGAAAGGCTGAAAGGCTGCCCGTAAAGTTTTCTCAGATGTATAAAATGAAAGCCCTGTCACAGTACACAAAAGTTAGGGACATCAAGATCAAAACAGATCTAATTTTCTACCATAGCGTATACATGTTAATGCTGTTGGCCTCATGAACTGGTCCAATATAAGCTTGCATATCAACCATTTTCTCATGGCCTGTAATTGGATGATGACTCTTTCCATCCTCTTTTCTGATGGCCTGTGTATGATAAAGACTACATGGTTCCTTTCTACTCCCGAGTTGCATCTAACCAGTAGTAGATCTGATCAAGGCTACTCATTCTCAAGGATGCTTAAATTGTCCAATTTATGTGACACGGCTGTCCACAAGACTTTcttatttttttaaagaaaaatcAGGGCATGGAATTTATGGAATGAATTCACATCCTCCGTTCAACATAAAAGACACAGGAATATTACTTCATGCAAAGAAGGGAAGACCCACCCAGGCGTTAGTGATACATGAATAAACAAATTAGCTGAAATACATGCAAAGTATATGTTGTACTTTACCTGTGACAAAGAGCCTTTTAGTTTTGATATCGACTGCTCCAGTCCCTTCAGATGATTTGAAGCCATCGTTACCTGAAACATCAATTTCATTTACCATCTGGGTGCTTTATCCAAGCTTTCTTAGAATTATGAAATTCAAGTCGTAAGATGTACAGAGTGTAGGAGAATCAGATATACTGAATTAAGACCCAAGGATTGATAACAAAAACTGAATATAGATGGCATCCTTCTTATTATTGATCAGATCAGAGGAATGATCCTAAAAAGGTACTGTAAAAGGAATACAATGCGGCAAAGTAGGGTAAGGAACAGGATTTCAGTTCGGGGTGAAAAATCAGAATCTTCCACCATTCTATAAACGGTCTGATTTTCGATTTAATTCATAAAGATTGCTTATGGGACTAATCCAATCTTTCAATCATTAACTCTAAATATCATTTTAGAATGGCAAACTAGTCAAACGGTCAAACCACGGCACAAGATTTGTCTACCAGCATTCACGATCTCCTGTATTGAAATGAAATGCACCATAAAAAGTCTTCAGCGAGAAAGGAATTCTGGTTCCCAATGACGCACATATAATTAATAGGTGGGTCTTTCGATATCAGTGTTGAGAAACTAGTAGATATTCATCAGAATCAGAAGAAATGAGAATGAACCTTTATAATCTTTGTTGTCTGATTCAAAGTTTGTATCTGGTCGAACAGATAACACCCCAGGAACATCTGGTATGCAAAGTTAGTGTGTCAGTGCATCCGAAGACAGGAAAGTAATCAAAACTGTAATGTAAATAACCCAAGTTGCTCACCAGCCAACTCCTTTGCACATTCTTCATCAATGTGACAGCAGAAACCATAATCCCTTTCCCATGAAATGTGATATATGCTAACTTGGGCATCCTGTTCGctgaatttttttttgaaaagataACAATAATTTTATGTCACACGCATGGCAGACAGATTCTAGCAAAGTAGTAGCAAGGTTGCTGATGAGACTACATACTTCCCCAATACTTTCATAAGGATTTGGGTATAGTGGTCCACCATTTGTGCCTTTGTTACGACTTCAACTCCAGGCTTCTCCATTCGAACAAGCCAAAACTCATTTCTCCCACTTGAAGATTTAGAAGCACCATCGCTTATGCTTACAAGGTTGGCTGCCGAGAGACTCAAACCATCATTATCCATCTCCAATTTATGATCCATATCTGGACGAACAGATAATACTCCAGGCATCTCTGTAAATTGAGAATGGTGTAAGAAGCAAATCATATGGGTTTCAAGCATATATCTCTTCAAGTACTTTTCAATTGTAAACCAGAGGTGCTAATTCTGAAGCACAACATCAAAATCAGTCCAACATTTTTTGCATATTCTGAAAACTACCAAAATTATTATATCTTAATCTGAATCCAGAGAACATAGCAATTCAGTTATTCAGAGAATGGCATGATAGGAGAAACAGCagtcatcgacgaacttgtacAATTGTCTCAGCCTACGCATTTCTCACACTGCAAGATTAAACTTACACAATCCTTGTGTAACTGCATTGCATGAAAATGAACACACCAAGGTTATGCTAATTGAATATAGCCTGAATATGTATAATAGTACTAACACACTGGAATACGCAAACTGCTTCTCCCAAATTATACAAAGGAACTGCAAAGCACATCAATTTTTTGCACAATCCCAAGGGATTCATACTTGCAAGCTCCTTTGACGCTTCCTCATCGATCTCACAGCGGAACTCGTAGCTCCCCTCCCACGAAGCCTCGTACATGCGCATCTGCGCCTCCTTCTCACTGCCGTACATCACCCAGAACACAATGTTTCAGCATCGGAAACCGTCGAGTAGAAGCTAAAGCTACCTGCTCCAGTTTGCAACGGAATGCCAAGCTACTCACCTCCCCACAACCCCGGCCAGTGTGGAGGCGTAATAATCCACAGCCTCCGCGCGGGAGACCCCGCTGCCTCCCGCGGCCGCCGGGGGGCTATCCATCACCACTACCCACCTTGAGGGAGAACGCGAGTGGCTCTCAGACAAAGCGGCGGCTAGCGGGGTGGAAGGCGACTCTGAAGCAGTGGCGAGGAGGGGGAAGCGGTGGCGGCTCCGATGGCGAGCGGTGGAACGGAGTGCGGAGGGCGAGCGGTGGGGGGCTGAAATGGCTCGGCTGGCGGCTTTGGTGGAGGTGGAGACGGAGACGGAGAGTACACCGCCGATGAGGAGGGGTGGTAGCACGGCGTCcatggccggcgcggcggcgtctTTGGCACGGACCAGCGGGTGGGGACGAGGCCGAGGCGAGCTCGCGGTCGCGGGAGTGGCTTACCCGCGCCGGCAAAGTGGGAGACGACGAGATTGGTGCGGGCCGCGG
Coding sequences within it:
- the LOC112892779 gene encoding organelle RRM domain-containing protein 1, chloroplastic — its product is MDAVLPPLLIGGVLSVSVSTSTKAASRAISAPHRSPSALRSTARHRSRHRFPLLATASESPSTPLAAALSESHSRSPSRWVVVMDSPPAAAGGSGVSRAEAVDYYASTLAGVVGSEKEAQMRMYEASWEGSYEFRCEIDEEASKELAKMPGVLSVRPDMDHKLEMDNDGLSLSAANLVSISDGASKSSSGRNEFWLVRMEKPGVEVVTKAQMVDHYTQILMKVLGNEQDAQVSIYHISWERDYGFCCHIDEECAKELADVPGVLSVRPDTNFESDNKDYKGNDGFKSSEGTGAVDIKTKRLFVTGLSFYTSEKTLRAAFQPFGELVEVKIIMDKISKRSKGYAFIEYTTEEAGGAALKAMNGQIINGWMIVVDAAKTRSRDHQSGRPNQTFRPPYHTR
- the LOC112893235 gene encoding sufE-like protein 1, chloroplastic/mitochondrial — encoded protein: MASAASTAAAGAPLRLLSSSSARLSKPLLPRPHCLTLCSPISFQRLTARSAASPSPSSSTTSSSPSGSGSVDPSQLPPALRDIVGLFQSVPDARTRYKQLLAYAARLPPMDPALKTDSNRVRGCVSQVWVHAEPQEGDGGGLSVRFHADSDAQLTKGLAALLVLGLSGAPAADVAKVPVEFIELLGIRQSLSPSRNSGLLNMLNLMKRKALEIAADAGGDSTTSQQSAQEVAEPRAEGMENKGSEFAAFGAQEDEKLVADMPSQEEQLEEVPDNFVEGNGSSLGGGRKERIRESLERALSPVELEIEDISHLHKGHAGVAGSNGETHFNVRVVSKEFEGKSLLKRHRAVYDLLQDELKAGLHALSIDAKTPSEV
- the LOC112894678 gene encoding pentatricopeptide repeat-containing protein At3g22690-like — encoded protein: MSRGTSMNNLSLLSPTTSGFPSSPRPSKPVSNATALRCRAALSGDTALRSFRAHHLAGRALDANPALLPALAACARLPAAAAEAEQIHALLVKCGVPRAVPDVHACTSLVRAYARLGRVWDARKVFDGMPDRTVVTWNVLLDALVRADDLDAMWEVFVEMPQRNIVSWNTIITGFARLGWAQEAVDLFVEMSVVYGLAPDEVTMVGFISAVRDIGLLGLGRSAHGYVLRRELSLDGALGVALINMYTRCGSMGAAHSCFSSVNNKNVEHWTSVIAGFAAHGSPEMALSLFGEMRQLGIEPNGVTFVAVLNACSHGGLVDEGFKYFSLMRSMDIKPTIQHYGCLVDLLGRAGLLEEAFHLASNLPEDPGFVIWSSLLAACRSHGNVEMAELVASRLADTKPSHGSSYVLLSNTYARAKQWEDLKKTRMRMEEHGVTKKPGLSWIEVDGSVHSFATADKWHTECESIYQMLEDLKHNLTSAPYEPEPLALCEQL